One Setaria viridis chromosome 7, Setaria_viridis_v4.0, whole genome shotgun sequence genomic region harbors:
- the LOC117864719 gene encoding MEIOTIC F-BOX protein MOF: MEAPGKRKRGNDAGDAAAGYSSGDDRDRLSALPDSLIHHIMSFMKARQVVQTCVLSTRWRHLWRSMTCLDVDKSEFETPGAKKYLDYEGWEKFEDFMDTLLSPGNVSIASLDTLRLQASYGIGEGRPASRWIRRGIKYPHGQLPAAGVHRGKVVSYNSWRLRRLHLSNIELCDLFAEHVRTSCQSLEDLELGSCSCKFHAIASGSLKNLALKYCTLYGLDEIATPTLKNLLIESGTGTNLKTMDRPLVITAPALASMFLGVTPHNFVGGLSLSEMTSLAKVSVHLSCKEIVDPFKILGSCVSSVITNLEVSSVSQTMVLGEGSTTFIQFNNLRTLVLSHCDLSDDFQILGHFLRNSPNLERLTLLYCKYSNDTKKKKGPSKSKNAEYTPCPNLVDVPCKNLKLTHIIYKEDDIRQLIELLLHISGNLPNNYIKLTKARLWPSAIVI; the protein is encoded by the exons ATGGAAGCCCCCGGCAAGCGGAAGCGCGGCAACGATGcaggcgacgccgccgccggctactcGTCCGGCGACGACCGGGACAGGCTGAGCGCCCTGCCGGACAGCCTCATCCACCACATCATGTCCTTCATGAAGGCCCGGCAGGTTGTGCAGACCTGCGTGCTGTCCACGAGGTGGAGGCACCTCTGGCGCTCCATGACCTGCCTCGACGTCGACAAGAGTGAATTCGAGACCCCCGGCGCCAAGAAGTACCTGGACTATGAGGGCTGGGAGAAGTTTGAAGACTTCATGGACACCCTCCTGTCCCCTGGTAACGTTTCCATCGCCTCCTTGGACACGCTCCGGCTGCAGGCCAGCTACGGCATTGGCGAGGGCAGGCCTGCATCCAGATGGATCCGCCGTGGCATAAAGTACCCCCACGGCCAGCTACCTGCTGCAGGTGTTCATCGTGGCAAAGTAGTGAGCTATAATTCCTGGCGCCTCAGAAGGCTGCACCTTTCCAATATAGAACTCTGTGATCTTTTCGCCGAGCATGTCAGAACGAGCTGCCAATCTTTGGAGGATCTGGAGCTGGGAAGTTGCAGCTGTAAATTTCACGCGATCGCCTCCGGCTCGCTGAAGAACTTGGCTCTGAAGTACTGCACCCTGTATGGACTTGATGAGATCGCGACGCCCACACTGAAGAACTTGCTCATCGAAAGTGGCACTGGCACCAACTTGAAGACGATGGATCGTCCGCTTGTTATCACGGCACCAGCCCTTGCTTCTATGTTCCTAGGCGTGACGCCTCACAACTTTGTTGGTGGCCTTTCGTTGAGCGAGATGACATCCCTTGCCAAGGTATCTGTTCATCTATCGTGTAAAGAAATAGTCGATCCATTCAAGATCCTTGGTAGTTGTGTATCTAGCGTGATAACAAATCTAGAAGTGTCATCAGTTTCCCAGACAATG GTGCTCGGTGAGGGATCCACGACATTCATACAATTCAACAACCTGAGAACCTTAGTACTAAGCCACTGTGATCTTAGTGATGACTTCCAGATTCTGGGGCACTTTCTTCGTAATTCTCCCAACCTGGAGAGACTCACTTTGCTATATTGCAAG TATTCAAATGAcacgaagaaaaagaaaggaccATCCAAGTCGAAGAATGCAGAGTATACCCCGTGCCCTAACCTCGTGGATGTCCCGTGCAAGAACCTCAAGCTCACCCATATAATATATAAAGAGGATGACATCCGCCAACTGATTGAGCTTTTGCTGCACATTTCAGGGAATTTACCGAATAACTACATAAAACTCACCAAAGCTCGTTTGTGGCCTAGTGCTATTGTTATCTAG
- the LOC117864715 gene encoding MEIOTIC F-BOX protein MOF-like yields MAAHRGVPPFFKDNGGPSPASSAMSQATAPAASRLCVEEWEAFEDLADRLLPPGDAAPLDALRLRGVSCVDFRAARRWIRRGLRRRPVAFHLTCDNDAPHALSEHGWPCFPGITLRSHAGAFACRLRTMRLSGVSLSDDFTDCLAADFVVLEHLHLEGCTYNFGRLASHSLRELFIDRCRREYHQVNDVLAIAAPRIAYHSINGHPPPVTAEGEMPALIAASLADPAGKLGLLRSLRHARSLDLSGFSATALLGGEDAGDFPVFHNLGTLLLDGCDVGVECQVLRRFLRNAPSLETLTLRVYR; encoded by the exons ATGGCGGCTCACCGAGGTGTGCCACCGTTCTTCAAAGACAACGGTGGCCCCTCGCCGGCGTCCTCTGCGATGAGCCAGGCGACGGCGCCCGCCGCATCGCGGCT GTGCGTGGAGGAGTGGGAAGCGTTCGAGGACCTCGCCGACAGACTACTGCCGCCCGGCGACGCGGCGCCGCTGGACGCGCTCCGCCTGCGCGGCGTCTCCTGCGTCGACTTCCGCGCCGCCCGCAGGTGGATCCGCCgcgggctccggcgccgccccgtGGCGTTCCACCTCACCTGCGACAACGACGCCCCTCACGCTCTCAGCGAGCACGGATGGCCTTGCTTCCCCGGCATCACCCTGCGCAGCCACGCCGGCGCCTTCGCGTGCCGCCTCAGGACGATGCGCCTCTCCGGGGTGAGCTTGTCAGACGACTTCACGGATTGCCTCGCCGCCGATTTCGTGGTCCTGGAACACCTGCATCTCGAGGGGTGCACGTACAACTTCGGCCGGCTCGCCTCCCACTCGCTGAGGGAGCTGTTCATTGATCGCTGCCGGCGCGAGTACCACCAGGTCAACGACGTCCTGGCAATCGCGGCTCCTCGTATCGCCTACCATAGTATAAATGGCCACCCGCCGCCGGTCACCGCGGAAGGCGAGATGCCGGCCCTCATCGCGGCGTCACTGGCAGACCCGGCGGGCAAGCTCGGTCTCCTCAGGTCCCTTCGCCACGCGAGGAGCCTGGACCTGTCGGGGTTCTCGGCCACGGCGTtgctcggcggcgaggacgccggagaCTTCCCCGTTTTCCACAACCTGGGGACCTTGCTCCTCGACGGGTGCGACGTCGGGGTCGAGTGCCAGGTGCTGCGGCGCTTCCTCCGGAACGCGCCCAGTCTGGAGACGCTCACGCTGCGCGTTTACAGGTGA
- the LOC117864718 gene encoding MEIOTIC F-BOX protein MOF, with amino-acid sequence MEALGKRKRGGDDDDDSSAGGDRLSALPDHLLHEIISRLKVRQMVHTCELSRRWRHLWAKVPRLDIDQHEFTDAVAGYKKFGDFVHFLLQKVSIALLDELRLHVHSGYILGSADDDNASAWIRRAIMSSAQEPQREGVLNSGSWRLKTLHLSNLRHLDELFAEHVRSRCPSLEHLELRVCTCQFHAIASGSLKSLALKCCTGKGFYEITSPTLRSLVVERGDNDSIITSPFVVTAPALACLSLDISPYNFPGGVSFGEMASLARASIHLLTHRETLAKEKHLRDHLFKTLRSVSNAASLELSGFDITVEAGEESTAFPEFNNLRNLELNKCGLCDDLQVSGRILRNSPNLEKLTLHLSPSWKVLVGEPLSSYPEFKNIRVLILHNYDPSDDFQTLLGCFLRSSPILEKLTLRCCKFLNDTKKRRGTSKMKNVVVENLVDVRCENLKHTEIIYKDDDVRQLVEFLLLFSRNLPNNNIRLTKVD; translated from the exons ATGGAAGCCCTAGGCAAGCGgaagcgcggcggcgacgacgacgacgactcgtcggccggcggcgaccggctTAGCGCCCTGCCGGACCACCTCCTCCACGAGATCATATCCCGGCTGAAGGTCCGTCAGATGGTGCACACCTGCGAGCTGTCCAGGCGATGGCGGCACCTCTGGGCCAAGGTCCCGCGCCTCGACATCGACCAGCACGAGTTCACCGACGCGGTCGCCGGCTACAAGAAGTTCGGCGACTTCGTGCACTTCCTGCTGCAGAAGGTCTCCATCGCCCTCCTCGACGAACTCCGGCTGCACGTACACAGCGGCTACATCTTGGGGAGCGCCGACGACGACAATGCATCGGCGTGGATCCGTCGCGCCATAATGTCCAGCGCCCAGGAGCCCCAGCGTGAGGGAGTGCTGAACTCCGGCTCTTGGCGGCTCAAGACGCTGCACCTCTCGAACCTGCGTCATCTGGATGAACTTTTCGCCGAGCACGTTAGGTCACGGTGCCCGTCCCTGGAGCATCTGGAGCTGAGGGTTTGTACTTGTCAGTTCCATGCCATCGCCTCCGGCTCACTGAAGAGCCTGGCCTTGAAATGTTGCACGGGCAAAGGATTCTACGAGATCACGTCGCCCACGCTGAGGAGCTTGGTTGTTGAGCGTGGCGACAACGACTCCATCATCACTTCTCCGTTCGTCGTCACGGCCCCGGCTCTTGCTTGCCTGTCCCTGGACATCTCGCCTTACAACTTCCCAGGTGGCGTTTCCTTCGGTGAGATGGCATCCCTTGCCAGGGCATCGATCCATCTGTTGACGCATCGTGAAACACTAGCAAAGGAAAAACATCTCAGAGACCACCTGTTCAAGACTCTTCGCAGCGTGTCGAACGCGGCTAGTTTGGAGCTATCAGGCTTCGACATTACG GTGGAAGCAGGTGAAGAATCCACGGCATTCCCAGAATTCAACAACCTAAGGAACCTAGAATTGAACAAATGTGGTCTTTGCGATGATCTCCAAGTATCAGGACGCATTCTTCGGAATTCACCCAACTTGGAGAAGCTCACTTTACATTTGTCCCCGAGTTGGAAG GTGCTAGTTGGGGAACCCCTTTCGTCATATCCAGAATTCAAGAACATAAGGGTCTTGATACTGCACAACTATGATCCCAGTGATGATTTCCAGACATTATTGGGATGCTTTCTTCGGAGTTCACCTATATTGGAGAAGCTTACTCTGCGGTGTTGCAAG TTCTTAAACGATacaaagaaaaggagaggaacCTCCAAGATGAAGAACGTTGTTGTCGAAAACCTCGTGGATGTCCGGTGCGAGAACCTCAAGCATACTGAAATCATATATAAAGATGATGATGTCCGGCAACTTGTCGAGTTTTTGCTGCTCTTCTCAAGGAATCTACCGAATAATAACATAAGGCTCACCAAGGTTGACTAG
- the LOC117864714 gene encoding MEIOTIC F-BOX protein MOF — MQSVVLSKRGIDLWRSMPAVDLDISEFLSITRRSSQYCCKDVWGKMENFSTNLLMRHRAPRLDAFRLRIGSIMIDWSRNSFFFSIATEYCPMELEIRLNRLDWSVLYQLPKLVSCHLKRLVLSGVSLEHSFAEHLHSGCPALEDLVLWGCDTEFCGLQSETLKNLVIRSCTSRVADILVIRAPSPASLRLDLLYNTHKNGVLLDTEKFLVKASISLASDQLSQRGEAILLGSLFSVTSLELGGFNAMAILDKEFDKSPAFDNLRTLALNWCFHSKRDVNKFKALGRLLQKSPNLEKLTLQTFWYGEEREVQMTNKKTLFFSLSER; from the exons ATGCAGAGCGTAGTGCTGTCCAAGCGGGGGATAGATCTGTGGCGTTCGATGCCTGCCGTCGACCTCGACATCAGCGAATTCCTCAGCATCACCCGGAGGTCTTCCCAATACTGCTGTAAGGATGTGTGGGGAAAGATGGAGAATTTCAGCACCAACCTACTGATGCGTCACAGAGCCCCGCGGCTGGATGCATTCCGGTTACGTATAGGTAGTATTATGATCGATTGGAGTCGgaattctttcttcttttctattGCTACCGAGTACTGCCCAATGGAGCTCGAGATCCGGCTTAATAGGCTTGACTGGAGTGTTCTATATCAATTACCCAAACTGGTTTCTTGTCATCTCAAACGTTTGGTTCTTTCTGGTGTGTCTTTGGAGCACAGTTTCGCAGAGCACCTCCACTCTGGGTGCCCAGCCCTGGAGGATCTGGTTCTCTGGGGATGTGACACTGAGTTCTGTGGCCTTCAATCTGAGACATTAAAGAACTTGGTTATTCGTAGTTGCACAAGTCGAGTTGCAGATATATTGGTGATCAGGGCTCCTTCTCCTGCTTCGCTGCGCCTCGACCTTCTTTACAACACCCATAAAAATGGTGTTCTATTAGATACTGAAAAGTTCCTTGTCAAGGCATCAATTTCTCTGGCATCTGATCAACTATCTCAAAGAGGCGAGGCAATCCTTCTCGGCAGCCTATTCAGTGTGACGAGCTTAGAGTTGGGAGGTTTTAATGCAATG GCAATTCTAGATAAGGAATTTGATAAATCCCCAGCATTTGACAACTTGCGAACCTTAGCACTCAACTGGTGTTTTCACAGCAAACGTGATGTGAACAAATTCAAGGCTCTTGGAAGATTGCTGCAGAAGTCTCCTAATCTGGAGAAGCTTACTTTGCAAACTTTCTGG TATGGTGAAGAAAGGGAGGTGCAAATGACCAACAAGAAGACGCTTTTTTTCTCTTTGTCGGAGAGATAG